A genomic stretch from Streptomyces venezuelae ATCC 10712 includes:
- a CDS encoding DUF5926 family protein, with amino-acid sequence MAKKRPQTKAGKTGQAQVTNGEIPVVGAREPCPCGSGRRYKACHGRAAAHAVTELVQRPFEGLAGECDWVALRELVPAATVPLTLKDGLPEGVPSVTLATVLPMAWPALRRDDGSVLLALQNEATSGDLARDLADTLQRALEAEPGTPIPARRVPAEGPRLQDLLDADAEFAPEVHTGFEFWIPQSADGADPEVAASLERANAAAIPTVKLASVDSAYWCETPEKNHLRWVMPYPEEKLLDALARLQAAGSTSLGADTRLVGSFRAHGLMVPVWDLPTAMTAEECEKPAAEFAERLAGALASDAPLTAEERRARGGLTNRQVTLS; translated from the coding sequence ATGGCCAAGAAGCGCCCCCAGACGAAGGCCGGCAAGACCGGCCAGGCACAGGTCACGAACGGGGAGATCCCGGTCGTCGGGGCGCGCGAGCCGTGCCCGTGCGGTTCGGGCCGCCGCTACAAGGCGTGTCACGGCCGGGCCGCCGCGCACGCCGTCACCGAGCTCGTCCAGCGTCCCTTCGAGGGCCTGGCCGGCGAGTGCGACTGGGTCGCGCTGCGCGAGCTGGTGCCCGCCGCGACCGTGCCGCTCACCCTGAAGGACGGCCTCCCGGAGGGCGTTCCCTCGGTGACGCTCGCGACCGTGCTGCCGATGGCCTGGCCGGCGCTCCGCCGGGACGACGGCTCGGTCCTGCTCGCCCTGCAGAACGAGGCCACCTCCGGCGACCTCGCCCGCGACCTCGCCGACACCCTTCAGCGCGCCCTTGAGGCCGAGCCGGGCACGCCGATCCCGGCGCGCCGGGTTCCGGCCGAGGGCCCGCGCCTCCAGGACCTGCTCGACGCGGACGCCGAGTTCGCGCCGGAGGTCCACACGGGCTTCGAGTTCTGGATCCCGCAGTCCGCCGACGGTGCCGACCCGGAGGTCGCCGCCTCCCTGGAGCGTGCCAACGCCGCCGCGATCCCGACGGTGAAGCTGGCGAGCGTCGACTCGGCGTACTGGTGCGAGACCCCGGAGAAGAACCACCTGCGCTGGGTCATGCCGTACCCGGAGGAGAAGCTCCTCGACGCGCTCGCCCGCCTGCAGGCCGCCGGTTCGACCTCCCTGGGTGCCGACACCCGCTTGGTCGGTTCGTTCCGTGCCCACGGGCTGATGGTGCCGGTCTGGGACCTGCCGACGGCGATGACGGCCGAGGAGTGCGAGAAGCCGGCCGCCGAGTTCGCCGAGCGGCTGGCCGGGGCGCTCGCCTCGGACGCCCCGCTCACGGCCGAGGAGCGGCGGGCGCGCGGCGGCCTCACGAACCGTCAGGTGACTCTCAGCTGA
- a CDS encoding ATP-binding protein — MPHRTRIGRFPVQSIGASTRWRGAKEVSGVALVVAQEVPTSSSMAVPHGPAGVGEARHRMRDELYRSGVSDSVVDDAVLILSELLSNACRYGRPLGRADRGDGDVRAAWRVDSAGGLRVEVTDGGGPTRPVPATPSVTARGGRGLNIISALAQDWGVRDSATGEVTVWVVVTEGHRREDFAARVGGGSRFDILDAYDDLD, encoded by the coding sequence GTGCCTCATCGAACGCGGATTGGCCGGTTTCCGGTCCAGTCCATTGGGGCATCCACACGGTGGCGTGGGGCAAAGGAGGTCTCGGGGGTGGCGTTGGTGGTGGCACAGGAGGTGCCCACGTCGTCGAGCATGGCCGTACCCCATGGCCCTGCGGGCGTGGGTGAGGCGAGACACCGGATGCGGGACGAGCTGTACCGCAGCGGGGTGTCCGATTCGGTCGTCGACGACGCGGTGCTGATCCTTTCCGAGCTGCTCAGCAATGCCTGCCGGTACGGCAGGCCGCTGGGGCGGGCGGATCGTGGCGACGGGGATGTACGGGCGGCCTGGCGGGTCGACTCGGCGGGCGGTCTCAGGGTCGAGGTCACGGACGGCGGCGGGCCGACGCGGCCCGTTCCGGCGACGCCCTCGGTCACCGCACGGGGCGGGCGCGGGCTGAACATCATCAGCGCGCTGGCCCAGGACTGGGGCGTACGGGACAGCGCGACCGGCGAGGTCACGGTCTGGGTGGTGGTCACCGAGGGACACCGCCGTGAGGACTTCGCGGCCCGAGTGGGCGGCGGCTCCCGCTTCGACATCCTGGACGCGTACGACGACCTGGACTGA